gaaatatgaaagttttgttttcaaaaaacTGTCGGTACATCGGCTACATCGACTGTGGGAGCAAAACGATAAcggtaaagaaaaatgttttattgctgTTTGAACTGCTAAAACAACTGAGTTTTTCGAAAACTGAATGTTTAAGGTTAAGAGGCGGATACAGGGTTTGATGAGGAAGAACGAGAATGCTTATAAATGTAATTTTACCTAAATTCTGCGAAATTGTTTAGTATTTGAATCAGCCGCGGCATTTGGAGGGGGCGACACTGGACGGTTAGAATTGTTTTCGTCAGCTAGCGGGCCGGGATTATTAAATTCGAATTACTCCTTCATTCAGGTagaatatgaatgaaatgGAAAGTATCAAGACGGAAGACGCCTCAAACCTGCAGAATTTTGATGGCTCTAAGAAACGTTCATTGTCGCCAACAATGGAAGCTGATGATGAGGTAAAACATAAAAAAGCCTAGATAATGACAACTTTCTTCTCTGACTCTGCTCATACTTATACCGTCCTCCAACAACGCACTGGGCAGGGGCTTTTTTATGTGTGATGGGGAGCAAAATCAAAGGTTTTACTCGGTAGGCCTTCTCTCAGCAGAGGCTTAAACGTGGTATTGCCATATAATTATCCATGTTTTTTAGTCGCCAACAAAATGTCAGAAATTGTCCGATGAAACCGGCAAACCAAAAAAGAGAAGAAGTTTTATAGCTGGCCGACGATCAACAATTAACTTTCCTCTTCCCGGTAATGGTTTTAACACATACCGATATCCTTCAAAGTAATTCTTCTAGAAGTTTATGGGATTTTTGGTCGTGatatattcactgtttttcaGATTTAGAAGACATTCATTCTCAGAGCGAGGAAAGCGAATCGGAGAAACCGAAGAGGTAATTTAACTGTCAATCCCCCCTGTACCTGTAACTCAAACCCAGCTTGCCTCAGATCCTCGCCGACCAATTCAATTTCTCTAGACGCAAGTGAATCCCCGAGCTATCGGAGGGATGAGGGTTTGTCATCATATATGAATTAGAGTTCaacaattcaaaaagttttcgcTGAATTATGCATTAATCTTAGGCAATCGGCTCCATGGTGAGCGGAGGCTATTGTGTCCACTTTGTAAAACAGCCATCAACTTTAATTGGTATTCACTGACAAAAAAATGGCAATTTCGTCCGTCTGTCTTCATCCATATGGGCCTTTTCGTCTTCTTGTTCTGAGACTTGGACATTTCTTTTTCGTCTCATAACTAGTCAAAAtgaacccccgatatactgtCTATATCACGAAGATCCTAAATGTGAGCAGATTATCAGCAGTTGActgtattaatttttttcctaacttttctttttgatttgatatctTTTTCAGAGTTCTTCTTCCAAATCCAATAAACGAACAGACCAAGGAAGCGGCTAAATGCACTGAGGCTGATATTCAAAGGTGCTTATTAGTTACTCCATCATTCAGTCCTTATCGTGTATCTGGCTATGAAAATGTTCACCTTGTTCCGTCTGTAGGTTTCAAAACGAATGCGATGAGTGGAAGAGAGTTTTGGACGGATTTATTCAGAAAGTTGAAGAATTAGAAAAGTAAGGAAACTAACAGGGCGATACAGGCGCAGACTCCGCACAGTGCAGTAGCGTTGGAACTGTAGggcaggggctgcagttgcttaAAAatttaccagtggatagttgacatagtgaagattttaagttcattgttactattgtatttatccgctggtttaggttatctttaaccaacttgaGCGACCGGTCCCAGGTTTCGAGTGAACACAGGTTAAAAAGTAGCAAAATGTAGTGAATTACAGTAGAATCTGCTTAATTTGGATTATTCACCATccctgtgaagctggctcccggttcccggttccttattcggctcccgattcaaaatgctgttgaaccgggagccgaatcgggaaccgggaaccgggagccggctactggttcagctcccgattcaaaatgcttttgacccgggagccgaatcgggaaccgggagccggctactggttcagctcccgattcaaaatgcttttgaaccgggagccgaatcgggaaccgggaaccgggagccggctactggttcagctcccgattcaaaatgtgaagctggctacttaTTCGCCAGGTGGCGCTGGTGTACACTGTGCTGTAGTCCAGACATTTTACGTAACTATGTCTACTCTGCTGATAAACAAACTCGACCTCGACCTTGACAAGAAATCGCCAGGTGTGGCGCGAGCCAATCCAGACGTCTAAACACGATTGCGTATGCGACCGCGAGACTCGCGGTCGCTATACGTCAGTAAGCTGCGTCTATTAATAACATAACTTGGTTTAAGAACGTGTGTATTGCTCGGTCGTTTTTCTCGTCACCGAATTGACTTCTTCATATGTTATTCGCCTCTAATCATTTAATCAATAAACCATCGATTGTTCCCGagctatagggtattgattagtcagcactgaaagggttaacaagagagaaagtttctaacgaaAGTTATCGAATCCCCAAGACAACAATATCTGCAAGCCCATGAAATTGtaagatataaaataaacagaCGCTTCTGCCTACCGTATAAATCACCCTTCATGCAGGGTAAATCCATTGTCgaagatgaaaaaactatcacttcaatattctattaaacttaatattttcctatctatcaaattccatagaaaacataaaagaaCATTTTTCTCATCCCTAAACCGAAAATAGCTTGAAATGAGAGCGCACACAAAATTCTAATCCAATAGTTACCACGGCTGCATGGTAAAACAGTGAGACCACTAACATTGGCGCAGAGATAAGA
This Tubulanus polymorphus chromosome 7, tnTubPoly1.2, whole genome shotgun sequence DNA region includes the following protein-coding sequences:
- the LOC141909295 gene encoding uncharacterized protein LOC141909295, encoding MNEMESIKTEDASNLQNFDGSKKRSLSPTMEADDESPTKCQKLSDETGKPKKRRSFIAGRRSTINFPLPDLEDIHSQSEESESEKPKRVLLPNPINEQTKEAAKCTEADIQRFQNECDEWKRVLDGFIQKVEELEKDGEKTRLIAEKPQSLSTLQQKWLDNRPNYGDKLDKLKSNFTKLDVTVQCVKAKIDQMKVYAGVVDNYIQSVSTNFKNALVDGEIDDPKSLISKICKNPEQSS